A genome region from Deinococcus sp. KNUC1210 includes the following:
- a CDS encoding 50S ribosomal protein L23, producing the protein MNAYDTIKKPVISEKSYAGMEKGVYTFWVEPSATKTDIRNAVQQAFGVKVVKVGTFNVLGKMKRTGKFEGRRPNRKKAMVKLAEGQKIDALEGLV; encoded by the coding sequence GTGAACGCGTACGACACCATCAAGAAGCCTGTGATTTCCGAGAAGTCCTATGCGGGCATGGAGAAAGGCGTTTACACCTTCTGGGTCGAGCCGTCTGCCACCAAGACCGATATCCGCAACGCTGTTCAGCAGGCGTTCGGCGTCAAGGTCGTCAAGGTCGGAACGTTCAACGTGCTGGGCAAGATGAAGCGCACCGGCAAGTTCGAAGGCCGCCGCCCCAACCGCAAGAAGGCCATGGTCAAACTCGCCGAGGGTCAGAAGATCGACGCCCTTGAGGGTCTGGTCTAA
- the rplN gene encoding 50S ribosomal protein L14, whose protein sequence is MISVQTRLDVADNSGARELMCIRVLNSGIGGKGLTKGGGGNKRYAAVGDIIVASVKDAAPRGTVKSGDVVKAVVVRTAFAIKRADGSTIRFDKNAAVIINNNGEPRGTRVFGPVARELRDRRFMKIVSLAPEVL, encoded by the coding sequence ATGATTAGCGTGCAGACCCGCCTCGACGTGGCCGACAACAGTGGCGCGCGCGAACTGATGTGCATCCGGGTGCTGAACAGCGGCATCGGCGGCAAAGGCCTGACCAAGGGCGGCGGCGGTAACAAGCGCTACGCTGCCGTGGGTGACATCATCGTCGCCTCGGTCAAGGACGCTGCGCCGCGCGGTACCGTCAAGAGCGGCGACGTGGTGAAGGCCGTTGTGGTCCGTACCGCGTTTGCCATCAAGCGTGCCGACGGCAGCACCATCCGCTTCGACAAGAATGCCGCCGTCATCATCAACAACAACGGTGAGCCCCGTGGTACCCGCGTGTTCGGGCCAGTCGCCCGCGAGCTGCGCGACCGCCGGTTCATGAAGATCGTGTCGCTGGCTCCGGAGGTGCTGTAA
- the rplX gene encoding 50S ribosomal protein L24 — MHVKKGDNVIVISGKHKGATGTVLLALPADQKVVVEGVNIVKKHVKPSASNTTGGIEERPAALHASKVQLLDPETGKATRIRKDIVDGKKVRVGVSSGKVID; from the coding sequence CTGCACGTGAAGAAGGGTGACAACGTCATTGTGATCAGCGGCAAGCATAAGGGTGCGACCGGCACCGTGCTGCTGGCGCTGCCCGCCGATCAGAAAGTGGTCGTCGAGGGCGTCAACATCGTCAAGAAGCACGTCAAGCCCAGCGCCAGCAACACCACTGGCGGCATCGAGGAGCGTCCTGCTGCTCTGCATGCCTCCAAGGTGCAGCTCCTCGACCCCGAGACCGGCAAGGCCACCCGTATCCGCAAGGACATCGTGGACGGCAAGAAGGTGCGCGTGGGCGTGAGCAGCGGCAAGGTCATCGACTGA
- the rplD gene encoding 50S ribosomal protein L4, which translates to MAQINVVGANARTIELDLPKANKHILHEVVTWQLAKRRQGSASTKTRAEVSRGGKKMYSQKGTGNARHGNRAAPTFVGGGVAFGPKPRNYAYTLPKKVRRLGMAMALSDRHSSGDLIAVDSFTVNGAALDGKTKSFLSWATQNGLDGSKRVFLVTDDVNVRQGARNLPWVTALPVAGLNVYDILRHDQLVIDAVVLEAAKEDTSVEAAQ; encoded by the coding sequence ATGGCTCAGATTAACGTGGTGGGCGCAAATGCCCGCACCATCGAACTGGATCTGCCGAAGGCGAACAAGCACATCCTGCACGAAGTGGTGACCTGGCAGCTCGCCAAGCGCCGTCAGGGCAGCGCCAGCACCAAGACCCGCGCCGAAGTGTCGCGCGGCGGCAAGAAGATGTACAGCCAGAAAGGCACCGGTAACGCCCGTCACGGCAACCGCGCTGCTCCGACCTTCGTGGGCGGCGGCGTCGCCTTCGGCCCCAAGCCCCGTAACTACGCCTACACCCTGCCCAAGAAGGTTCGCCGTCTGGGTATGGCAATGGCACTGAGCGACCGCCACAGCAGCGGCGACCTGATCGCGGTGGACAGCTTCACCGTGAACGGCGCAGCGCTGGACGGCAAGACCAAGAGCTTCCTGAGCTGGGCCACGCAGAACGGTCTGGACGGCAGCAAGCGCGTGTTCCTCGTTACCGACGATGTGAATGTTCGCCAGGGCGCACGCAACCTGCCCTGGGTCACGGCGCTGCCGGTCGCGGGCCTGAATGTCTATGACATCCTGCGCCACGACCAACTGGTGATCGATGCTGTTGTGCTGGAAGCCGCCAAGGAAGATACGAGCGTGGAGGCTGCACAGTGA
- the rplV gene encoding 50S ribosomal protein L22 translates to MQAKAIAKYIRMTPRKVRLVIDVIRGKDVKDAEDLLRFIPRMASTPIDKVLKSAKANAVNNHDMIEDRLFVAQAFVDAGPTLKRLIPRARGSANIIKKRTSHITIILEERHG, encoded by the coding sequence ATGCAGGCTAAAGCGATTGCGAAGTACATCCGCATGACGCCGCGCAAGGTTCGCCTTGTGATCGATGTCATTCGCGGCAAGGATGTCAAGGACGCCGAAGACCTGCTGCGCTTCATCCCCCGGATGGCGAGCACCCCCATCGACAAGGTGCTGAAGAGCGCCAAGGCCAATGCGGTCAACAACCACGACATGATCGAAGATCGTCTGTTCGTGGCGCAGGCCTTCGTCGACGCCGGCCCCACCCTCAAGCGTCTGATTCCCCGTGCGCGCGGCAGTGCCAACATCATCAAGAAGCGCACCAGCCACATCACCATCATCCTGGAGGAGCGCCATGGGTAA
- the rpmD gene encoding 50S ribosomal protein L30, translating to MKITLRKSTIGYNKEQAATVKALGLSKIGQSRELPDTPAIQGMVRKVIHLLEVSK from the coding sequence ATGAAGATCACTCTGAGAAAGAGCACCATCGGCTACAACAAGGAGCAGGCCGCCACCGTCAAGGCGCTGGGCCTGAGCAAGATCGGCCAGAGCCGTGAACTGCCTGATACTCCGGCGATCCAGGGTATGGTTCGCAAGGTCATTCACCTGCTGGAGGTCAGCAAATGA
- the rplP gene encoding 50S ribosomal protein L16, with the protein MLLPKRTKYRKQFRGRMNGDAKGGDYVAFGDYGLVAMEPSWIKSNQIEACRIVMSRHFRRGGKIYIRIFPDKPVTKKPAETRMGKGKGAVEFWVAVVKPGRVMFEVAGVTEEQAKEAFRLAGHKLPISTKMVKREVYDEAQ; encoded by the coding sequence ATGCTTCTCCCGAAGCGCACCAAGTACCGCAAGCAGTTCCGTGGCCGCATGAATGGCGACGCCAAGGGCGGTGACTACGTCGCGTTCGGTGATTACGGCCTGGTCGCGATGGAGCCCTCCTGGATCAAGAGCAATCAGATCGAGGCGTGCCGTATCGTGATGAGCCGTCACTTCCGCCGTGGCGGTAAGATCTACATCCGCATCTTCCCCGACAAGCCCGTGACCAAGAAGCCCGCTGAAACCCGAATGGGTAAAGGTAAAGGTGCCGTGGAATTCTGGGTCGCCGTCGTGAAGCCCGGACGTGTGATGTTCGAGGTGGCGGGTGTGACTGAGGAGCAGGCCAAGGAAGCCTTCCGGCTGGCCGGGCACAAGCTCCCCATCAGCACCAAGATGGTGAAGCGCGAGGTCTACGATGAAGCTCAGTGA
- the rplE gene encoding 50S ribosomal protein L5, protein MQQLKQKYNDEVRPALMQQFGYSSVMAVPRIEKIVLNEGLGSSKEDSKAIDKAVRELSLIALQKPIITKAKKSISNFKLRQGMPVGVKVTLRGERMYVFMEKLLNIALPRLRDFRGINPNAFDGRGNYNLGIKEQLIFPEITYDMVDKVRGMDVTVVTTAKTDEEARALLQAMGFPFRK, encoded by the coding sequence ATGCAGCAACTGAAACAGAAGTACAACGATGAGGTGCGTCCCGCACTGATGCAGCAGTTCGGCTACAGCAGCGTGATGGCCGTGCCGCGCATCGAGAAAATCGTGCTGAACGAAGGTCTGGGCAGCAGCAAGGAAGACAGCAAGGCCATCGACAAGGCCGTGCGCGAGCTGAGCCTGATCGCGTTGCAGAAGCCGATCATCACCAAGGCCAAGAAGAGCATCAGCAACTTCAAGCTGCGTCAGGGCATGCCGGTGGGCGTGAAGGTCACGCTGCGCGGCGAGCGCATGTACGTCTTCATGGAGAAGCTGCTGAACATCGCGTTGCCCCGTCTGCGCGACTTCCGTGGCATCAACCCCAACGCCTTTGACGGCCGTGGCAACTACAACCTGGGCATCAAAGAGCAGCTCATCTTTCCCGAGATCACCTACGACATGGTCGACAAGGTGCGCGGCATGGACGTGACGGTGGTCACCACCGCCAAGACCGACGAAGAGGCCCGCGCGCTGCTCCAGGCGATGGGTTTCCCCTTCCGGAAATAA
- the rplR gene encoding 50S ribosomal protein L18, translated as MSSQTTTRRKLRNRSKVRVAAAGRLRLSIYRSSKYIYAQIIDDAAGRTVAQVGSKAVKTGTKTESAAAVGKAVAEAALAAGVKQVVFDRGQYRYHGRVKALADAAREAGLDF; from the coding sequence ATGAGCAGCCAGACCACCACTCGCCGCAAGCTCCGCAACCGCAGCAAAGTTCGCGTCGCTGCCGCCGGGCGTCTGCGCCTGAGCATCTACCGCAGCAGCAAGTACATCTACGCCCAGATCATCGACGACGCCGCTGGCAGGACTGTAGCGCAGGTCGGCAGCAAGGCTGTCAAGACCGGCACCAAGACCGAGAGCGCCGCTGCCGTGGGCAAAGCCGTGGCGGAAGCCGCGCTGGCCGCCGGCGTCAAGCAGGTGGTATTCGACCGTGGACAGTACCGTTACCACGGACGCGTGAAGGCGCTGGCAGACGCTGCCAGGGAGGCTGGCCTTGACTTTTAA
- the rpsE gene encoding 30S ribosomal protein S5 — translation MTFNRRNDRNAERESSEFEEKMLFVNRTAKTYQGGRRFRFAALVILGDRNGRVGMGIGKAKEVPVAIEKAKAVARKNMIQVPVENGTIPHDIVGVNGTAQVLLKPAGPGTGVIAGTVPRSIAELAGITNMLSKELGSRNKTNVAYAVFDGFKNLRTPKQVRALRGSLSGHAGQATPAVATVTTEVTP, via the coding sequence TTGACTTTTAATCGTCGCAATGACCGCAACGCGGAGCGCGAAAGCAGCGAATTCGAAGAGAAGATGCTGTTCGTGAACCGCACGGCCAAGACCTACCAGGGTGGTCGCCGCTTCCGCTTCGCCGCACTCGTGATTCTGGGTGACCGTAACGGTCGCGTGGGCATGGGTATCGGCAAGGCCAAGGAAGTGCCGGTCGCCATCGAGAAGGCCAAGGCTGTGGCGCGTAAGAACATGATTCAGGTGCCCGTCGAGAACGGCACCATTCCTCACGACATCGTGGGCGTCAACGGCACTGCTCAGGTGCTGCTCAAGCCCGCAGGCCCCGGTACCGGCGTGATCGCGGGCACCGTGCCCCGCTCGATTGCCGAGCTGGCCGGCATCACCAACATGCTGTCGAAAGAGCTGGGTAGCCGCAACAAGACCAACGTGGCTTACGCGGTGTTCGACGGGTTCAAGAACCTGCGGACCCCCAAGCAGGTGCGGGCGCTGCGTGGTTCGCTCAGCGGGCATGCAGGGCAGGCGACTCCGGCGGTGGCAACTGTGACGACGGAGGTCACGCCATGA
- the rpsH gene encoding 30S ribosomal protein S8: MLSDPIADMLTRIRNATRVHKESVDIPASKFKEQLAQLLVREGYVASCERTRDEGMKFDVLRVTLKYGVKREQVIKHIERISRPGRRAYVSHENLPRIQKGLGLAVVSTSHGLLADRDARKQGIGGEVICVLW; the protein is encoded by the coding sequence ATGCTCAGTGATCCAATTGCCGATATGCTGACACGCATACGGAACGCCACGCGCGTTCACAAGGAGAGCGTGGACATCCCCGCTTCCAAGTTCAAGGAGCAGCTTGCTCAGCTCCTGGTGCGCGAGGGCTATGTGGCCTCCTGCGAGCGTACCCGCGACGAGGGCATGAAGTTCGACGTGCTGCGCGTCACCCTGAAGTACGGTGTCAAGCGCGAGCAGGTCATCAAGCACATCGAGCGCATCAGCCGTCCTGGCCGCCGCGCCTATGTCAGCCACGAGAACCTGCCGCGTATTCAGAAGGGCCTCGGCCTGGCCGTCGTTTCGACCAGCCACGGCCTGCTTGCTGACCGCGATGCCCGTAAACAGGGTATCGGCGGCGAAGTCATCTGCGTCCTCTGGTAA
- the rpsC gene encoding 30S ribosomal protein S3 encodes MGNKINPNGFRLGITRGWNSRWYAGKKTYSKLLAEDEKIRKLVGKQLAAAGLARIEIERAGQQVNVIISAAKPGIVIGKGGDSIKKLRSDIEKLVSAGTVAVNVAEIPNPNTSAPLVALRIAEQIERRFAFRRAMKQAAQRVMESGARGVKVVLAGRLGGAEQARTEKVLEGRVPLHTLRADIDYGTALAKTTYGIIGIKVLVFNGEVIGGKTETVQRPARPSGERRPEGGERPNRRRPTARRRTGGE; translated from the coding sequence ATGGGTAATAAGATCAATCCCAACGGCTTCCGCCTGGGCATTACCCGTGGTTGGAACAGCCGCTGGTACGCCGGAAAGAAGACGTACAGCAAGCTTCTGGCCGAAGACGAGAAGATTCGCAAGCTGGTGGGCAAGCAGCTCGCCGCAGCGGGTCTGGCACGTATCGAGATCGAGCGTGCGGGTCAGCAGGTCAATGTCATCATCAGCGCCGCGAAACCCGGCATCGTGATCGGCAAGGGCGGCGACAGCATCAAGAAGCTCCGCAGCGACATCGAGAAACTGGTGAGCGCGGGCACGGTGGCAGTCAACGTCGCCGAGATCCCCAACCCCAACACCAGTGCGCCGCTGGTCGCGCTGCGGATCGCCGAGCAGATCGAGCGCCGCTTCGCGTTCCGCCGCGCCATGAAGCAGGCCGCGCAGCGCGTGATGGAATCGGGCGCCCGTGGCGTGAAGGTGGTGCTGGCCGGTCGTCTGGGCGGTGCCGAGCAGGCCCGTACCGAGAAGGTGCTGGAAGGCCGTGTGCCCCTGCACACCCTGCGCGCCGATATCGACTACGGCACCGCGCTCGCCAAGACCACCTACGGCATCATCGGCATCAAGGTGCTGGTGTTCAACGGTGAAGTCATCGGTGGCAAGACCGAGACCGTGCAGCGTCCGGCCCGGCCCAGCGGTGAGCGTCGTCCCGAAGGTGGCGAGCGCCCCAACCGCCGTCGCCCCACCGCACGCCGCCGCACAGGAGGTGAGTGA
- the rpsS gene encoding 30S ribosomal protein S19 — MPRSLKKGPFVDDHLLNKVDAQNDRNEKRVIKTWSRRSTVVPEMIGHTISVYNGKQHIPVFVSEQMIGHKLGEFSPTRSYRGHGSDKTAKGSKKK, encoded by the coding sequence ATGCCCCGTAGCCTGAAGAAAGGGCCATTCGTGGACGACCACCTCCTGAACAAGGTGGACGCTCAGAATGACCGCAACGAGAAGCGCGTGATCAAGACCTGGTCGCGCCGCAGCACCGTGGTGCCCGAGATGATCGGCCACACCATCAGCGTGTACAACGGCAAGCAGCACATCCCGGTCTTCGTCTCAGAGCAGATGATCGGTCACAAGCTTGGCGAGTTCAGCCCGACCCGTAGTTACCGTGGTCACGGCTCGGACAAGACCGCCAAAGGGAGCAAGAAGAAGTAA
- the rpsJ gene encoding 30S ribosomal protein S10: MVAPKIRIKLRGFDHKALDTSASKIVDTVRRTGADVSGPVPLPTRIRRFCVLRSPFVNKDSREHFEIRTHNRLVDIMNPTKKTIDSLMTLDLPTGVDIEIKTVGGRA; the protein is encoded by the coding sequence ATGGTCGCGCCCAAGATTCGTATCAAGCTGCGCGGTTTTGACCACAAGGCGCTGGACACTTCGGCCAGCAAAATTGTGGACACCGTGCGGCGTACCGGCGCGGACGTGAGTGGCCCTGTGCCGCTCCCGACCCGCATCCGGCGCTTCTGCGTGCTTCGCAGCCCGTTCGTCAACAAGGACAGCCGCGAGCACTTCGAGATCCGCACCCATAACCGTCTGGTGGACATCATGAACCCCACCAAGAAGACCATCGACAGCCTCATGACCCTCGACCTGCCGACCGGCGTGGACATCGAGATCAAGACGGTGGGAGGCCGGGCATGA
- the rpmC gene encoding 50S ribosomal protein L29 gives MKLSEMRELDAAAFGNEVTARKKELMELRFQGAVGNLEKPHRVAQLRREIAQLLTIQGEHARSK, from the coding sequence ATGAAGCTCAGTGAAATGCGCGAGCTGGACGCCGCCGCCTTCGGTAACGAAGTGACGGCCCGCAAGAAGGAACTCATGGAGCTGCGCTTTCAAGGCGCAGTCGGCAACCTGGAAAAGCCCCACCGCGTGGCCCAGTTGCGTCGTGAAATCGCTCAGCTTCTGACCATTCAGGGCGAACACGCGAGGAGCAAGTAA
- a CDS encoding BMP family ABC transporter substrate-binding protein, with translation MKKYLTLGLALTAGLTAVALQTSPAQAQSMTSGKLKACFIYVGPTGDIGWTYAHDQARLAAMKALPWLDTKYVESVPEGQALPAIDRLVADKCQVIFTTSFGYMDDTLAAAKKYPNVIFAHAAGYKRNANMATYMADFYQVFYLNGLVAGALTKSGKVGFVGTYPIPELKRHLSAFALGVLAANPKAEVDVKWLNSWFDPAKTREASEALLSEGSDVLTSSEDSATGVQTAAAKKVPTFSHYNSMYKFSPTTWCRAISSTGTRSTSTSSPRSITAPTPPRISPTSITGGC, from the coding sequence ATGAAGAAGTACCTCACCCTCGGTCTTGCCCTCACCGCCGGTCTCACGGCGGTCGCCCTCCAGACCAGCCCTGCTCAGGCGCAGTCCATGACCAGCGGGAAGCTCAAGGCCTGCTTCATCTATGTCGGGCCGACCGGTGACATCGGCTGGACGTATGCCCACGATCAGGCGCGGCTGGCTGCCATGAAAGCGCTGCCCTGGCTCGATACCAAGTACGTGGAAAGCGTGCCGGAAGGTCAGGCGCTCCCGGCCATCGACCGTCTGGTCGCCGACAAGTGCCAGGTGATCTTCACCACGTCCTTCGGCTACATGGACGACACGCTGGCTGCCGCCAAGAAATACCCCAACGTGATTTTTGCTCATGCAGCGGGCTACAAGCGCAATGCCAACATGGCGACGTACATGGCCGACTTCTATCAGGTGTTCTATCTGAACGGTCTGGTCGCGGGCGCCCTGACCAAGAGCGGCAAGGTGGGCTTCGTCGGCACGTATCCGATCCCCGAGCTCAAGCGTCACCTGTCGGCCTTTGCGCTGGGTGTGCTGGCTGCCAACCCCAAGGCCGAAGTCGACGTGAAGTGGCTGAACAGCTGGTTCGATCCCGCCAAGACCCGCGAGGCCAGCGAGGCGCTGCTGTCGGAAGGCTCCGACGTCCTGACGAGCAGCGAGGACAGCGCGACCGGCGTGCAGACTGCCGCCGCCAAGAAGGTTCCGACCTTCAGTCACTACAACAGCATGTACAAGTTCTCCCCGACTACGTGGTGTCGGGCCATATCGTCCACTGGGACAAGATCTACATCGACTTCCTCACCAAGGTCCATAACGGCACCTACACCACCAAGAATCTCGCCAACGTCGATTACTGGTGGCTGCTGA
- a CDS encoding type Z 30S ribosomal protein S14: MAKTSKVVKAARGAKFGVQDYNRCSRCGRARSYYRFFGLCRICIRELAHKGELPGVRKASW, translated from the coding sequence ATGGCGAAGACTTCTAAAGTTGTCAAGGCAGCCCGTGGTGCCAAGTTCGGCGTGCAGGACTACAACCGTTGCAGCCGTTGTGGCCGCGCACGCAGCTACTACCGCTTCTTCGGTCTGTGCCGCATCTGCATCCGCGAGCTGGCACACAAGGGCGAACTGCCCGGCGTCCGCAAAGCAAGCTGGTAA
- the rpsQ gene encoding 30S ribosomal protein S17, with the protein MPQKTLTGIVVSDKADKTVSVKVERRFTHPLYGKVVTRSQKYAAHDESNEYRLGDTVEILSVRPISKTKTWKVTRLVERPRGIETTVVETEEAGKAAGGEA; encoded by the coding sequence ATGCCCCAGAAGACCCTCACGGGTATTGTGGTGAGCGACAAGGCTGACAAGACTGTCAGCGTCAAGGTCGAGCGCCGCTTTACCCACCCCCTGTACGGCAAAGTCGTGACCCGTTCTCAGAAGTACGCGGCCCACGACGAGAGCAACGAGTACCGCCTGGGCGACACCGTCGAGATCCTGAGCGTGCGTCCGATCTCCAAGACCAAGACCTGGAAGGTCACGCGTCTGGTCGAGCGCCCACGCGGCATCGAGACCACCGTCGTCGAGACGGAAGAAGCCGGTAAGGCCGCTGGCGGTGAAGCATGA
- the rplF gene encoding 50S ribosomal protein L6 encodes MSRIGRQPIAVPGGVTATIEKGLFKVKGPKGELSVPHNPAIEISQDGDALNVTRPSDRQDHRALHGLTRTLVANAVKGVADGFTINLELRGVGYRAKLTGKALEMTIGYSHPVIIEPPAGVSFAVPEPTKIDVTGIDKQLVGQVAANVRKVRKPDAYHGKGVRFLGEKIALKAGKAGATGGKGKK; translated from the coding sequence ATGTCACGTATTGGTAGACAACCCATTGCCGTTCCGGGTGGCGTGACCGCCACCATCGAGAAGGGCCTGTTCAAAGTCAAGGGGCCGAAAGGGGAACTCAGCGTTCCTCATAACCCCGCCATCGAAATCTCTCAGGACGGCGACGCTCTGAACGTGACGCGTCCCAGCGACCGTCAGGATCACCGCGCGCTGCACGGCCTGACCCGCACGCTGGTTGCCAACGCCGTCAAGGGTGTGGCCGACGGCTTCACCATCAACCTGGAACTGCGCGGCGTGGGTTACCGTGCCAAGCTGACCGGGAAGGCGCTGGAAATGACCATCGGCTACAGCCATCCAGTCATCATCGAGCCGCCCGCTGGCGTGAGCTTCGCCGTTCCCGAGCCGACCAAGATCGACGTGACCGGCATCGACAAGCAGCTCGTCGGCCAGGTGGCCGCCAACGTTCGCAAGGTCCGTAAGCCCGACGCCTACCACGGCAAGGGTGTGCGCTTCCTGGGCGAGAAGATCGCCCTCAAGGCCGGTAAGGCTGGAGCCACGGGCGGAAAGGGTAAGAAATGA
- the rplO gene encoding 50S ribosomal protein L15: MKLHDLKPAPGSTKNRKRVGRGPGGTDKTAGRGHKGQKSRSGAGKGQFFQGGGSTLISRLPKRGFNNVGTVYELVNLAQLDRFEAGAVVDRAAFEQAGLVRRDGRGVKLLARGEVSTALTLHVDAASEAAVKAIEAAGGSVVIAPPKAPHSQETKPR, from the coding sequence ATGAAGCTCCACGATCTGAAGCCGGCGCCTGGTTCGACCAAGAACCGCAAGCGCGTGGGCCGTGGCCCCGGCGGCACCGACAAGACCGCCGGACGTGGCCACAAGGGCCAGAAGAGCCGCAGCGGTGCGGGCAAGGGCCAGTTTTTCCAGGGTGGCGGCAGCACGCTGATCAGCCGCCTGCCCAAGCGCGGCTTTAACAACGTCGGCACCGTGTACGAGCTGGTCAATCTGGCGCAGCTCGACCGTTTTGAGGCAGGGGCTGTCGTTGACCGCGCCGCCTTCGAGCAGGCCGGACTGGTGCGCCGTGACGGACGCGGCGTGAAGCTGCTGGCACGCGGTGAGGTCAGCACGGCGCTGACCCTGCACGTCGATGCTGCCAGTGAAGCCGCCGTCAAGGCTATCGAAGCGGCTGGTGGCAGCGTGGTCATCGCGCCGCCCAAAGCCCCTCACTCGCAAGAGACCAAGCCCCGCTGA
- the rplB gene encoding 50S ribosomal protein L2, whose translation MAVKKYRPYTPSRRQMTTADFSGLTKKRPEKSLTEGIHRTGGHNNKGRVTSRFIGGGHKKLYRIIDFKRRDKAGIPANVAALEYDPNRSARIALLHYRDGEKRYIIAPEGLQVGMSVVSGPEAEPKVGNAMPLRFIPVGAVVHNVELVPGKGAQMARSAGTSVQLQGKESTYVLLRLPSGEIRRVHTECYATIGSVGNAEHKNIVLGKAGRSRWLGRKPHQRGSSMNPVDHPHGGGEGRTGAGRQPVSPWGQLAKGLKTRHKRKNSDRFIVTRRGGK comes from the coding sequence ATGGCAGTCAAGAAATATCGTCCGTATACTCCTTCGCGTCGTCAGATGACCACGGCAGACTTTTCGGGCCTCACCAAGAAGCGCCCCGAGAAGAGCCTGACCGAAGGCATCCACCGCACCGGCGGACACAACAACAAGGGCCGCGTTACCAGCCGCTTTATCGGCGGCGGTCACAAGAAGCTCTACCGCATCATCGACTTCAAGCGCCGCGACAAGGCTGGCATTCCTGCCAACGTCGCCGCCCTGGAATACGATCCCAACCGCAGCGCCCGCATTGCCCTGCTGCACTACCGTGACGGCGAGAAGCGCTACATCATCGCGCCCGAAGGTCTGCAGGTCGGCATGAGCGTGGTCAGCGGTCCCGAGGCCGAGCCCAAGGTCGGCAACGCCATGCCCCTGCGCTTTATCCCGGTGGGTGCCGTGGTTCACAACGTCGAACTCGTGCCCGGTAAGGGTGCACAGATGGCCCGCAGCGCGGGTACCAGCGTGCAGCTTCAGGGTAAGGAGAGCACCTATGTGCTGCTCCGTCTGCCCAGCGGCGAAATCCGCCGCGTGCATACCGAGTGCTACGCCACCATCGGTTCTGTCGGCAATGCCGAGCACAAGAACATCGTGCTGGGTAAGGCAGGCCGCTCACGTTGGTTGGGCAGAAAGCCCCATCAGCGAGGCAGCTCCATGAACCCCGTTGACCATCCTCACGGCGGTGGTGAAGGCCGTACCGGTGCAGGTCGTCAGCCGGTCAGCCCCTGGGGTCAGCTCGCCAAGGGCCTGAAGACCCGTCATAAGCGCAAGAATTCTGATCGTTTCATCGTCACCCGCCGCGGCGGAAAGTAA